A genomic segment from Rhodothermales bacterium encodes:
- a CDS encoding VWA domain-containing protein: MNWLHPEYIWSLLAVPVAVLLFLWAAWQRRKALQAFGHVPLVSRLTAAVSSRRRRWKSGLAVLGLLFIAVALVGPRFGTKLREVKREGIDFVIALDVSASMMAEDVAPNRLDRARNEVKKLIGELQGDRVGLVTFAGDAFIQCPLTTDYSAVRLFLDVADPSLIPTPGTDFGAALNMAIQAFKGGAKDGEGPPPEERTKALLIVSDGENHVANLEQVLTQARESKIVIFTAGVGETDGVPIPVYRNGRRIDYKKDRRGRVVSTQLEEEGLQKLAEDGAYFRIARTSSSLPKITASLQRLQKTEFGAEEFEEYEEQYQWPLALGLFLLLLERFVSDRRKKTTPDLELAKEAVS; the protein is encoded by the coding sequence ATGAACTGGCTACACCCTGAATACATCTGGAGCCTGCTGGCCGTGCCGGTGGCGGTGCTGCTCTTTTTGTGGGCGGCATGGCAGCGGCGAAAGGCGTTGCAGGCGTTCGGTCATGTTCCGCTGGTGTCGCGGCTGACGGCGGCCGTGAGCAGCCGGCGCCGGCGATGGAAGTCGGGCCTGGCCGTGCTGGGGTTGCTGTTTATTGCGGTGGCGCTGGTGGGACCGCGTTTCGGGACCAAGCTGCGCGAAGTGAAGCGCGAGGGCATCGATTTCGTCATCGCGCTGGACGTTTCGGCCTCGATGATGGCCGAAGACGTGGCGCCGAACCGGCTGGACCGCGCCCGCAACGAAGTAAAGAAGCTGATCGGCGAGCTGCAGGGCGACCGAGTCGGGCTTGTCACCTTTGCCGGCGACGCCTTCATCCAGTGCCCGCTGACGACCGACTACAGCGCCGTCCGGCTCTTTCTCGACGTGGCCGACCCGTCCCTGATCCCGACGCCCGGGACCGACTTCGGCGCCGCGCTCAACATGGCCATCCAGGCCTTCAAGGGCGGCGCGAAGGACGGCGAGGGTCCGCCGCCGGAAGAACGGACGAAGGCGCTCCTGATCGTTTCCGACGGCGAAAACCATGTCGCCAACCTGGAGCAGGTGCTGACGCAGGCCCGCGAATCCAAGATCGTCATCTTCACGGCCGGCGTGGGCGAAACGGATGGCGTGCCGATACCGGTTTACCGCAACGGCCGGCGTATCGATTACAAAAAAGATCGACGCGGCCGGGTGGTCAGCACGCAGCTCGAGGAAGAAGGACTCCAGAAACTCGCGGAAGACGGCGCCTACTTCCGCATCGCGCGGACCTCCAGTTCGCTCCCTAAAATAACGGCGAGCCTACAACGTTTACAGAAAACAGAGTTCGGCGCGGAAGAGTTCGAAGAATACGAGGAGCAGTATCAGTGGCCGCTGGCGCTGGGCCTGTTCCTCCTGTTGCTCGAACGGTTTGTCAGCGACCGACGTAAAAAAACAACCCCAGACCTCGAACTGGCGAAAGAGGCGGTTTCTTGA
- a CDS encoding tetratricopeptide repeat protein produces MTYGIAIILAFMQLGVGDDGSKAGRRGNEFFARDELPQAAGAYRNGLVAQEGEPANAVTSGLWNNLGATLFRMGQFEEAGQAFDQSIALSTTPGDVSRAAYNAGNNVFEAASASGGQAPPTPDGQEGAPPQGPTLESALDYYRQALLADPDNQDAKFNYEFVKRRLEEQQQQDQQDQQNSNDQNENQDENQQNQDQQNQGNQQNQGQQDQDDQQQQQGDQQNEGQQDQQPQQQQAPAPDPNKLSREEAERILQALQNEEEDLLRQVLKPQTRPRAVEKDW; encoded by the coding sequence ATGACCTACGGTATCGCAATCATCCTGGCTTTCATGCAGCTCGGCGTCGGCGACGACGGCTCGAAAGCAGGCCGGCGCGGGAACGAATTTTTCGCCCGGGACGAACTGCCCCAGGCCGCCGGCGCGTACCGCAACGGCCTCGTCGCCCAGGAAGGCGAGCCGGCCAACGCGGTCACCTCCGGGCTCTGGAATAACCTCGGGGCCACCCTGTTTCGGATGGGACAGTTCGAGGAGGCCGGCCAGGCCTTCGATCAGTCGATCGCCCTGTCGACCACCCCCGGCGACGTGAGCCGCGCGGCCTACAACGCCGGCAACAACGTCTTCGAGGCGGCGAGCGCATCGGGCGGGCAGGCGCCGCCCACGCCCGACGGGCAGGAGGGCGCTCCGCCGCAGGGCCCCACCCTCGAATCGGCCCTCGACTACTACCGTCAGGCCCTGCTGGCCGACCCGGACAACCAGGACGCCAAATTCAACTACGAGTTCGTCAAACGCCGGCTCGAAGAACAGCAGCAGCAGGATCAACAGGATCAGCAAAATTCCAACGACCAGAACGAAAACCAGGACGAGAACCAGCAGAACCAGGATCAACAGAATCAGGGCAATCAGCAGAACCAGGGGCAGCAGGATCAGGACGACCAGCAGCAACAACAGGGCGACCAGCAGAACGAAGGGCAGCAAGATCAGCAGCCCCAGCAGCAACAGGCGCCCGCCCCGGACCCCAACAAGCTGAGCCGGGAAGAAGCGGAGCGTATCCTTCAGGCGCTTCAGAACGAAGAGGAAGACCTGCTCCGGCAGGTGCTCAAGCCCCAGACCCGACCTCGGGCCGTGGAAAAAGACTGGTAG
- a CDS encoding BatD family protein has product MLAGSTAARGQAIRVQAFVSENTIGTEEILAYSIQIENASPNDVVRPEAPRTEGLTLLQVMPSSQMSTSIINGQMSQSVSYEWRMRPTREGEAKIDAAVVKVKGENYRTAPISVTVVPQSQRPQTARRNTRTRLIDPFATPSAPDNTPPQSAIGKDDIFIRAIPSARNVYQNEQVNIEYQLFFREGMQLRQSRLADSWDAEGFWREELDVERRPIPQTVVEKGLRYNTIVLKRVAVFPTRSGDLSIDPLKIEAEAFVPHRSANPFDQFFSFSPRYEPVEVSSPPVTIHVEPLPPGAPESFNGAVGSFHIEASVSDNAVEVGEPIEVEVRISGTGNIATLDPPLFTPPGVFEQYDPQIQTSINRTGNRINGTKVLNYVLIPRSNGTFQLPQVEMAYFNTARKQYEKMRPEPVSVRVTGTASAPVAALTSAMGLPVDDIAGILPEASNWSRIARMPLHQNPFVYIALLLPLLGIAGLYVYTKRARQLAGDERLLRNRRAHPLARKHLAGAMALLSRQDSRGFYQEVERAIRSFIGNRLNVAETGLTYSQLENALAEHGASAVLCGQTVQLIQECDRVRFAPIPPNQSEMDTACDRASQLIVQLDTELN; this is encoded by the coding sequence ATGCTCGCCGGCTCCACGGCGGCGCGCGGTCAGGCCATACGCGTGCAGGCCTTTGTGAGCGAGAACACCATCGGGACGGAAGAAATCCTGGCCTACAGCATCCAGATCGAAAACGCCAGCCCTAACGATGTGGTGCGCCCGGAAGCCCCTCGAACGGAAGGACTCACGCTGCTCCAGGTGATGCCGAGTTCGCAGATGAGCACGAGCATCATCAACGGGCAGATGAGCCAGAGCGTGTCCTACGAATGGCGCATGCGCCCCACCCGCGAAGGCGAGGCCAAAATCGACGCCGCCGTGGTGAAGGTGAAGGGGGAAAACTACCGGACCGCACCGATCTCCGTGACCGTCGTCCCCCAGTCCCAGCGGCCGCAAACGGCCCGGCGCAACACGCGCACCCGGCTGATCGATCCGTTCGCTACCCCCTCCGCCCCGGACAACACCCCCCCGCAGTCGGCGATCGGCAAGGACGACATCTTTATCCGGGCTATCCCCAGCGCCAGAAACGTCTACCAGAACGAGCAGGTCAACATCGAATACCAGCTGTTCTTTCGTGAGGGGATGCAGCTCCGGCAGAGCCGCCTCGCCGACTCGTGGGACGCGGAAGGATTCTGGCGGGAGGAACTGGATGTCGAGCGCCGGCCGATTCCGCAAACCGTCGTTGAAAAAGGGCTCCGGTACAACACCATCGTGCTCAAGCGGGTGGCCGTGTTTCCGACGCGCTCGGGCGATCTGTCGATAGACCCCCTCAAGATCGAGGCGGAAGCCTTCGTCCCGCACCGGTCCGCCAATCCGTTCGACCAGTTTTTCAGCTTCAGCCCCCGGTACGAGCCGGTCGAGGTCTCGTCGCCCCCGGTGACGATCCACGTCGAACCCCTGCCTCCCGGCGCGCCTGAGTCGTTCAACGGCGCCGTCGGCTCGTTCCATATCGAGGCCAGCGTGAGCGACAACGCCGTCGAAGTCGGCGAACCGATCGAAGTGGAAGTCCGCATCTCGGGCACCGGCAACATCGCCACGCTGGATCCGCCCCTGTTCACGCCGCCGGGTGTCTTCGAGCAGTACGACCCGCAGATCCAGACCTCGATCAACCGGACCGGAAACCGGATCAACGGCACCAAGGTGCTGAATTACGTCCTCATCCCCCGCTCCAACGGCACCTTCCAGCTGCCCCAGGTGGAGATGGCGTATTTCAACACCGCGCGCAAGCAATATGAGAAGATGCGGCCCGAGCCCGTCAGCGTGCGCGTGACCGGCACGGCTTCCGCGCCCGTGGCGGCGCTGACCTCGGCGATGGGGCTGCCCGTGGACGACATCGCCGGCATCCTGCCCGAGGCCAGCAACTGGTCGCGCATCGCGCGGATGCCGCTGCACCAAAACCCGTTCGTCTACATCGCGCTGCTGCTCCCGCTGCTGGGCATCGCCGGCCTGTACGTCTACACCAAACGGGCCCGCCAGCTCGCCGGCGACGAACGCCTGCTGCGCAACCGGCGCGCCCATCCGCTGGCCAGGAAGCACCTCGCCGGCGCCATGGCGCTGCTCTCGCGGCAGGACTCGCGCGGCTTTTACCAGGAGGTCGAACGCGCCATCCGCTCGTTTATCGGGAATCGCCTCAATGTGGCCGAGACCGGACTGACCTACAGCCAGCTCGAAAACGCCCTCGCGGAACACGGCGCCTCCGCCGTGCTCTGCGGCCAGACGGTGCAACTGATCCAGGAGTGCGATCGCGTGCGATTCGCGCCCATCCCGCCGAACCAGTCGGAGATGGACACGGCCTGCGACCGGGCAAGCCAGCTGATCGTCCAGCTCGATACGGAGTTGAACTGA